The Vicinamibacterales bacterium sequence CGCAGCGATCGCCGCTCGAGGGTGCCCGACACCGCCACCGGATAGGCGGTCTCGATCCTGCCGCCGCCCGTGCGGGCATCGAGCGTGAACGCGGGCTGTCCCGCCAGTTCCACCACGATGCCGCCGGACGAGCTCGCCAGCTCCCAGTCCGCCGTCTGCCGGCCGGCAACCCGGACCGTGCCGCTGCCAGTCGACGCCTGGACGCCGCCGTTCACGCCGGAGAGCACGATCGAGCCCGAGCCCGAGGTCGCCGACACGTCGCCCGACCCGTCCTGCGAGACCTCGATGCTGCCGCTGCCCGTGTGCGCCGTGATGGCGCCCGCCACCCCCGATCCGCGAATCGAGCCGCTGCCGGAGCTGCCGTCGAAGGCGCCGCCGACGCGCTCGGCCGTGATCGATCCCGACCCGGTGCCGGCCTTCACCGCGCCGGCGTCGCGAATCCGGATGGAGCCCGATCCGGAGTGCGCGTCCACCTGCCGCCGGACGCCCTCGATCTCGATCGAGCCGGAACCGGTGCGCGAAACGACGGCCGTGTCGGACGGCACGCTGATCGTGTAACTGATCGAGACGTTCCGCAGCAGGTCGTCGTCCTCGGGCACGCCGATCCGGATGCGGTTGCCGCTCTGGGTCACCGGGGGATTGGCCTCGATCCGGCGGACGCGCTCCTCGGGGCTGAGACCGCCCCGCCCGCTCCCCCAGCCGTCGTTCGCGACGATCCGGGCCGTGATCTGGACCCGCCCCGCGTTGCCGGGCCGGATCTCGATGCGTCCCGACCCGGTGCGAACCTCGAGGTCGGCGCTCCCGCTGACCGTCAGGCTGCGTTCGAAGCCGCCCTCCGCGCGCTGCTCGGCGGCTACCGCCACGTCGTGCCGGCCCAGCGCGACAACGGCCAACAGCACGGCGGCGGCCCGGGTCATGGTGGTGGTCATCAGCATCCTCCCGATGTGATGGCTTTGACGGGAGAGTCCGGGCTGGCGTTGCATCGGCCGAGATCGGGCGCCCGGGCGGCCTCGCCGCCTCGGCAGAACGGAAGCGGCAGGCATCGGGTGCCGGGCCCCCGGCCCGAGGTCAGGCGGAGGTGCGAACCAGCGCCGGGCGCACGCGGGAGGCGGCGGCCTTGGCGTCGTACATCGCCAGGTCGGCGGT is a genomic window containing:
- a CDS encoding DUF4097 family beta strand repeat-containing protein, which translates into the protein MTTTMTRAAAVLLAVVALGRHDVAVAAEQRAEGGFERSLTVSGSADLEVRTGSGRIEIRPGNAGRVQITARIVANDGWGSGRGGLSPEERVRRIEANPPVTQSGNRIRIGVPEDDDLLRNVSISYTISVPSDTAVVSRTGSGSIEIEGVRRQVDAHSGSGSIRIRDAGAVKAGTGSGSITAERVGGAFDGSSGSGSIRGSGVAGAITAHTGSGSIEVSQDGSGDVSATSGSGSIVLSGVNGGVQASTGSGTVRVAGRQTADWELASSSGGIVVELAGQPAFTLDARTGGGRIETAYPVAVSGTLERRSLRGPVNGGGPLLHLRTSSGSIRVR